The following proteins are co-located in the Vicinamibacterales bacterium genome:
- a CDS encoding prolyl oligopeptidase family serine peptidase, translated as MGPFIRALGPGRLAVAAVAAALLTIGPRGLARQSAGLSLEVLLSAPFTSEIVAAPSGARVAWVFDEQGARNVWVAEGPAFTGRRLTTFKEDDGQDITDLAFTADGGAVVYVRGGAPNRAGDIPNPTSAAGGADQAVWAVSTSGGAPVRIGDGSAPAVSPKGDRVAFVRRGRIWLGNAGPGAPPAAEAAAIRGGARRLTWSPDGTRLAFVSARGDHAFVGVLDTASKAVTWLGPSLDSDDAPAWSPDGTRVAFVRRPPVRDRLLFFPEREGAPWALHVADARTGVSREVWRAPEGRGSVFYSGDIDEPLRWTADDRLVFPWERDGWLHLYSVESAGGTPALLTPGDFEIDSVSYTADGRAAVVSSNQEDLHRRHLWRVTTAAAAAPAALTSGSGLEWFPAVLADGTSVAYVHGDARRPGQPAVLSAGKTQDLAPTAIPPSFPAQALVEPQAVLLTAADGMQVPAQLFRPPGLATGQRRPALVFFHGGSRRQMLLGWHYLSYYHHTYAFNQLMASNGYVVLSVNYRSGTGYGLEFREALGYGAAGASEFNDVVGAGLYLASQPDVDASRIGVWGGSYGGYLTAMALSRASGMFAAGVDVHGVHDWNNAIRNFMPSYDPARRPELARRAFEASPMAFVDGWRSPVLLVHGDDDRNVPFSESVELVERLRARKVHTEQLVFPDEVHGFLMQRSWRRLFTAAADFLDRQLASRHTPAQP; from the coding sequence ATGGGCCCGTTCATTCGCGCGCTCGGCCCCGGGCGGCTCGCCGTCGCGGCCGTCGCGGCGGCGCTGTTGACGATCGGGCCCCGGGGACTGGCCCGCCAGAGCGCGGGCCTGTCCCTCGAGGTCCTGCTGTCGGCGCCCTTCACGAGCGAGATCGTCGCCGCGCCCTCTGGCGCGAGGGTGGCGTGGGTGTTCGACGAACAGGGCGCGCGCAACGTGTGGGTGGCCGAGGGGCCGGCGTTCACCGGCCGGCGGCTGACGACGTTCAAGGAGGACGATGGCCAGGACATCACCGACCTGGCCTTCACGGCCGACGGCGGCGCCGTCGTCTACGTCCGCGGCGGCGCGCCGAACCGGGCCGGCGACATCCCCAATCCGACCAGCGCGGCCGGCGGCGCCGATCAGGCCGTGTGGGCCGTGTCCACGAGCGGCGGCGCGCCGGTCAGGATCGGCGACGGCAGCGCCCCGGCCGTCTCTCCGAAGGGCGACCGCGTGGCGTTCGTCAGGCGGGGGCGGATCTGGCTCGGCAATGCCGGTCCAGGCGCGCCGCCCGCGGCCGAGGCGGCCGCCATTCGCGGCGGGGCCCGCCGTCTGACCTGGTCGCCGGACGGGACCCGCCTCGCGTTCGTCAGCGCGCGCGGCGACCACGCGTTCGTCGGCGTCCTGGACACGGCGTCGAAGGCCGTCACCTGGCTGGGGCCGTCGCTCGACAGCGACGACGCCCCCGCCTGGTCGCCCGACGGCACGCGCGTGGCCTTCGTCCGCCGGCCGCCCGTGCGCGACCGGCTCCTGTTCTTCCCCGAGCGCGAGGGCGCGCCGTGGGCGCTCCACGTGGCCGACGCGCGCACGGGCGTCAGCCGCGAGGTCTGGCGCGCCCCAGAGGGTCGCGGCAGCGTCTTCTACTCGGGTGATATCGACGAGCCCCTCCGCTGGACGGCGGACGACCGGCTGGTCTTCCCGTGGGAGCGCGACGGGTGGCTGCACCTGTACTCGGTGGAGTCCGCCGGCGGTACGCCGGCGCTGCTGACGCCCGGCGACTTCGAGATCGACTCGGTGAGCTACACCGCGGACGGCCGCGCCGCCGTGGTCAGCTCGAACCAGGAGGACCTGCACCGTCGCCATCTGTGGCGCGTGACCACCGCGGCCGCGGCCGCGCCGGCCGCCCTCACGTCTGGCAGCGGACTCGAATGGTTTCCGGCCGTGCTCGCCGACGGCACGTCGGTGGCCTACGTGCACGGCGACGCCAGGCGTCCCGGGCAGCCGGCGGTTTTGTCGGCGGGCAAGACCCAGGACCTGGCGCCCACCGCCATCCCTCCGTCGTTCCCGGCGCAGGCGCTCGTCGAGCCGCAGGCGGTGCTCCTCACCGCGGCCGACGGCATGCAGGTACCGGCGCAGCTCTTCCGCCCACCGGGGCTGGCGACGGGGCAGCGGCGGCCGGCGCTCGTCTTCTTCCACGGAGGCTCCCGCCGCCAGATGCTGCTCGGATGGCACTACCTCTCCTACTACCACCACACGTACGCCTTCAATCAGCTCATGGCGAGCAACGGCTACGTCGTGCTCTCGGTGAACTATCGCAGCGGCACCGGCTACGGCCTCGAGTTCCGCGAGGCCCTCGGCTACGGCGCGGCCGGCGCGAGCGAGTTCAACGACGTCGTGGGCGCGGGGCTGTACCTGGCGTCGCAGCCCGACGTGGACGCGTCGCGGATCGGCGTCTGGGGCGGATCCTACGGTGGGTACCTCACGGCCATGGCGCTGTCGAGGGCATCGGGGATGTTCGCGGCGGGCGTGGACGTGCACGGCGTCCACGACTGGAACAACGCCATCAGGAACTTCATGCCCTCCTACGATCCGGCCCGGCGCCCGGAGCTCGCGCGCCGCGCGTTCGAAGCCTCGCCGATGGCGTTCGTGGACGGCTGGCGCTCGCCCGTGCTGCTCGTGCACGGCGACGACGACCGGAACGTGCCGTTCAGCGAGTCGGTGGAGCTGGTGGAGCGGCTGCGGGCGCGCAAGGTCCACACCGAGCAGCTCGTGTTCCCGGACGAGGTGCACGGCTTCCTGATGCAGCGGAGCTGGCGGCGGCTGTTCACGGCGGCCGCAGACTTCCTGGACCGCCAGCTGGCGTCCCGCCACACTCCGGCGCAGCCATGA
- a CDS encoding glycine cleavage T C-terminal barrel domain-containing protein, producing the protein MPGHVSHSALLNSALVVTHGDAGLVRVSGPDRATWLQGLLSNDVEALAPGHGCYTAWLTPQGRMLTDAVVLAERDSLTLELPALLAAPLFRQLTAAIFAEDVVAVDESAMWRTVGVYGTHAAEVIARVLVGSRARASGSSLRAETLDAWPEYAHAGLPPDGRMYSARTFGVSGYVLRVPADQTDLWASRLRLAGGVLAAPDAIEYARIEAGRPQFLVDMDADTIPLEAGIEDRAISFTKGCYVGQEVVVRVLHRGGGRVARKLVGLALDGPDVPQARAPISSERGEIGRVTSAAWSPRLLRAVALAYVHRDFIAPGTAVTVQCGRDAVAATVKSFPIE; encoded by the coding sequence TTGCCGGGACACGTCAGTCACAGCGCCCTGCTGAACAGCGCGCTCGTCGTCACGCACGGAGACGCCGGGCTGGTCCGCGTGTCCGGGCCCGATCGGGCGACGTGGCTGCAGGGGCTCCTCTCGAACGACGTCGAGGCGCTCGCCCCGGGCCACGGCTGCTACACGGCCTGGCTCACGCCGCAGGGGCGCATGCTGACCGACGCCGTGGTGCTGGCCGAGCGCGACTCGCTCACGCTCGAGCTGCCGGCGCTGCTGGCCGCGCCGCTCTTCAGGCAGCTGACGGCCGCGATCTTCGCAGAGGATGTCGTCGCCGTCGACGAGTCGGCCATGTGGCGCACCGTCGGCGTCTACGGCACGCACGCGGCCGAGGTCATCGCGCGGGTGCTCGTGGGATCGCGGGCGCGGGCCTCCGGCTCGTCGCTCCGTGCCGAGACGCTGGACGCCTGGCCGGAGTACGCGCACGCCGGTCTGCCTCCGGACGGGCGGATGTACTCGGCCCGCACGTTCGGCGTGTCCGGCTACGTGCTGCGGGTGCCCGCCGACCAGACGGACCTGTGGGCCTCGCGGCTCCGGCTGGCGGGCGGCGTCCTGGCCGCGCCCGACGCCATCGAATACGCCCGTATCGAAGCCGGGCGCCCGCAGTTCCTGGTCGACATGGACGCCGACACGATTCCCCTGGAAGCGGGCATCGAGGACCGCGCCATCTCGTTCACGAAGGGCTGCTACGTGGGACAGGAAGTCGTCGTGCGGGTCCTGCACCGGGGCGGCGGGCGCGTGGCCCGCAAGCTGGTCGGCCTCGCCCTCGACGGCCCGGACGTCCCGCAGGCGCGGGCCCCGATCAGCAGCGAGCGCGGCGAGATCGGACGCGTCACGAGCGCCGCCTGGTCGCCCCGCCTGCTGCGGGCCGTCGCGCTGGCGTACGTGCACCGGGACTTCATCGCACCGGGCACCGCGGTGACGGTCCAGTGCGGCCGGGACGCCGTTGCCGCCACCGTCAAGTCGTTTCCAATCGAGTAG
- a CDS encoding alpha/beta fold hydrolase, with translation MPPTIPDCNRRTTPALALAAVLVAAAAGAQTPVPRPAAVAGADSFVVFVAGRQVGREEVAVSRQADGWVIRGSSTLNPPFGIQIRQAELTYDGEWRPRSLSLDGVVQGREISLATTFADGKAANHLTEASESSDKVDEVSADAVVLPNVFFGGYAALAARLGGTTPGSEIRAYIAPQAEIPIVVDSVGDERIETPGRTFDARRYTITFRNPSGALTASLWTERSGALVRLSVPAQTLEVAREDVASAAARISAFSIAGDESVRVPANGFSLAATVTAPKDLVRPAPAVVLIGGSGPTDRDGTVAGVPVIGQIAKALVEAGFVVVRYDKRGVGQSGGRPETATLTDYAEDARAVINYLRKSRKREVDPRRIAVLGHSEGAWTAMRLAASEKNVAALVLVAAASSTGGALVLEQQQHLLDVMKVPEEEKRAKAELQTRINAAATGQGPWDGIEPDLKAQADTPWFASFLAFDPAKVMKDVRQPILIVQGELDTQVPAHHADQLADMARARKRRADVEVARVAGVNHLLLPATTGEVTEYTSLAGTQVSRDATGAISGWLRETLSAPGK, from the coding sequence GTGCCGCCCACGATCCCGGATTGTAACCGTCGAACGACGCCCGCGCTCGCCCTGGCGGCGGTCCTCGTCGCGGCCGCCGCGGGCGCCCAGACGCCCGTCCCACGGCCGGCGGCCGTGGCCGGCGCCGACTCGTTCGTGGTGTTCGTGGCGGGCCGGCAGGTGGGCCGCGAGGAAGTGGCGGTCTCGCGGCAGGCGGACGGCTGGGTCATCCGCGGCTCGTCCACGCTGAATCCGCCCTTCGGCATCCAGATCCGGCAGGCCGAACTGACGTACGACGGCGAGTGGCGGCCGCGGTCGCTGTCGCTGGATGGCGTCGTCCAGGGACGGGAGATCTCGCTGGCGACGACCTTCGCCGACGGCAAAGCCGCCAATCATTTGACGGAGGCCAGCGAGTCCTCGGACAAGGTGGACGAGGTATCGGCCGACGCCGTCGTGCTGCCGAACGTCTTCTTCGGCGGCTACGCGGCGCTTGCCGCCAGGCTCGGCGGGACGACACCCGGGAGCGAGATCAGGGCCTATATCGCGCCCCAGGCCGAGATCCCCATCGTCGTCGACTCGGTCGGCGACGAGCGCATCGAGACGCCGGGACGCACGTTCGACGCCCGGCGCTACACCATCACCTTCAGGAACCCCTCGGGAGCCCTCACCGCCAGCCTCTGGACCGAGAGGTCCGGCGCGCTCGTGAGGCTGAGCGTGCCGGCCCAGACCCTCGAGGTGGCGCGCGAGGACGTGGCGTCGGCGGCGGCTCGGATCTCGGCCTTCTCGATTGCCGGGGACGAGTCGGTCCGGGTTCCGGCCAACGGGTTCTCGCTCGCGGCGACCGTCACGGCGCCGAAGGATCTCGTCCGGCCCGCCCCCGCCGTGGTGCTGATCGGCGGGTCGGGGCCGACGGACCGCGACGGCACCGTGGCGGGCGTGCCCGTCATCGGCCAGATCGCGAAGGCCCTCGTCGAGGCCGGCTTCGTGGTGGTGCGCTACGACAAGCGCGGCGTGGGCCAGAGCGGCGGCCGGCCCGAGACGGCGACGCTCACCGACTACGCCGAGGATGCGCGGGCCGTGATCAACTACCTGCGCAAGAGCCGCAAGCGCGAGGTGGACCCCCGCCGCATCGCGGTGCTGGGCCACAGCGAGGGCGCGTGGACGGCCATGCGGCTGGCGGCCTCCGAGAAGAACGTGGCCGCGCTGGTGCTGGTCGCCGCGGCGTCGAGCACGGGCGGGGCTCTGGTGCTCGAGCAGCAGCAGCACCTCCTCGACGTCATGAAGGTGCCCGAGGAGGAGAAGCGCGCCAAGGCGGAACTCCAGACGCGCATCAACGCGGCCGCCACCGGACAGGGGCCCTGGGACGGCATCGAACCGGACCTGAAGGCCCAGGCCGACACGCCGTGGTTCGCCAGCTTCCTGGCCTTCGATCCCGCCAAGGTCATGAAGGACGTCCGCCAGCCGATTCTGATCGTGCAAGGGGAGCTCGACACGCAGGTGCCCGCCCACCACGCCGATCAGCTGGCCGACATGGCCAGGGCCCGCAAACGCCGGGCCGACGTGGAAGTCGCGCGTGTGGCCGGCGTGAATCACCTGCTGCTGCCGGCCACGACGGGCGAGGTCACGGAGTACACGTCGCTCGCCGGCACACAGGTCAGCCGCGACGCCACCGGCGCGATATCCGGGTGGCTGCGCGAGACGCTGTCGGCTCCCGGGAAGTAG
- a CDS encoding fibronectin type III domain-containing protein, producing MRILTLVAAVVACAQPAAAQSTFLYFTSQAGDYIGQGQVLTLTPAKATFAAEENFDAGVSVDVDTTAGVNWHAEFSAPGDVPLTPGDYPDAGRYPLNGPAEPGLAIYGDGRGCNASTGRFTVLEVVYGAGGAVTRFAADFEQHCEGAQPGLFGSVRVNSTLPVPVTVAPTALSVGPGSTTSVVRITGVPTFPWTASSGAPWLSVPAGGTGDTLVVAVDRNPTTSPRSGAIVIGGATVIVTQRANGVPGEPTDLGAATERGTLHVAWQAPGAGGDATSYRLEGGMDATALAAAIDLPSGATSADFPGVPPGRYFLRVVGRNEFGDGPPSKPIALDMTSGTSLPGRPRIASAGVANGIFSMTWDPPSPAGEIGGYLLETGTVAGVMNLGTYHLAPTSSLTTRMVFGGTYFLRLRAVNSAGIGPPSAEVMIRAGNYPAPPPAPLGLAWSRSGSDVTLSWTPPTTLPGEGAQQYRLEVGVEPGATNAWVSTSGTTTGFTFPGVPPGRYYVRVRGENRRGRSAPSNEVTVVVP from the coding sequence ATGCGGATTCTCACGCTCGTCGCCGCCGTCGTCGCCTGTGCGCAGCCGGCCGCGGCGCAGTCCACCTTCCTGTATTTCACGAGCCAGGCCGGCGACTACATCGGCCAGGGGCAGGTCCTGACGCTGACGCCCGCCAAGGCCACGTTCGCGGCCGAGGAGAACTTCGACGCCGGCGTGAGCGTCGACGTCGACACGACGGCCGGCGTGAACTGGCATGCCGAGTTCTCGGCGCCCGGCGACGTGCCGCTGACGCCCGGCGACTACCCGGACGCGGGCCGCTATCCGCTGAACGGCCCGGCCGAGCCCGGCCTGGCAATCTACGGCGACGGGCGGGGCTGCAACGCCTCGACCGGGCGCTTCACGGTGCTCGAGGTCGTCTACGGCGCCGGCGGCGCGGTGACGCGGTTCGCGGCCGATTTCGAACAGCACTGCGAAGGCGCGCAGCCCGGCCTGTTCGGCTCCGTGCGCGTCAACTCCACGCTCCCCGTCCCTGTGACCGTGGCGCCGACGGCTCTCTCGGTCGGCCCGGGATCGACGACGTCGGTCGTGCGCATCACCGGCGTGCCCACGTTTCCGTGGACGGCCTCGAGCGGCGCGCCGTGGCTCTCGGTGCCGGCGGGCGGCACGGGCGACACCCTGGTCGTCGCCGTCGACCGCAATCCCACGACGTCGCCGCGCAGCGGCGCCATCGTCATCGGCGGTGCGACCGTGATCGTCACCCAGCGCGCCAACGGCGTGCCGGGCGAGCCGACGGACCTCGGCGCGGCCACCGAACGCGGCACGCTGCACGTGGCATGGCAGGCGCCGGGCGCCGGCGGCGATGCCACGTCCTATCGGCTGGAGGGGGGCATGGACGCCACGGCCCTGGCCGCCGCGATCGACCTGCCCTCCGGCGCGACCTCAGCCGACTTTCCGGGGGTGCCGCCCGGCCGCTACTTCCTGCGCGTCGTCGGGCGCAACGAGTTCGGCGACGGGCCGCCGTCGAAGCCGATCGCGCTCGACATGACCAGCGGTACGAGCCTGCCGGGCCGCCCGAGGATTGCATCGGCCGGCGTCGCGAACGGCATCTTCTCGATGACCTGGGATCCGCCGTCGCCGGCCGGCGAGATCGGCGGCTACCTGCTCGAGACGGGCACGGTCGCGGGCGTGATGAACCTCGGCACCTACCATCTGGCCCCCACGTCCTCGCTCACCACGCGCATGGTCTTCGGCGGCACCTACTTCCTGCGGCTCCGGGCCGTGAACTCCGCCGGCATCGGTCCGCCGTCCGCGGAGGTGATGATCCGGGCCGGCAACTACCCGGCCCCTCCGCCGGCGCCGCTCGGCCTCGCCTGGTCGCGCTCGGGATCCGACGTCACGCTGTCGTGGACGCCGCCGACGACGCTGCCCGGCGAAGGCGCCCAGCAGTACCGGCTGGAAGTGGGCGTGGAGCCCGGCGCGACGAACGCCTGGGTCTCCACCAGCGGGACGACCACCGGATTCACGTTCCCCGGCGTGCCGCCGGGCCGCTACTACGTCCGCGTCCGCGGTGAGAACCGCCGCGGTCGAAGCGCGCCCTCCAACGAAGTCACCGTCGTCGTTCCGTAG